From one Conexibacter woesei Iso977N genomic stretch:
- a CDS encoding MFS transporter encodes MTVAEAVRARPRLRSRTPAPTPPKPLLIATLALALGGFAIGTTEFVAMGLLPEIARGVDISVPTAGHVISAYALGVVIGAPVLAGLGAKLPRRKLLVGLMVAYALGNLLSAMATNYPMLMAARFVTGLPHGAYFGVASLVAADLAPAGRKAQAVSRVLLGLSVANVIGVPLATAVGQSLGWRAALFMAAALAVLTAVSVFRVVPDTPPDAAATMKRELTALKRPQVLLAVATGAIGGGGMFAVYSYISPILTDRAGLPLGAVPFVLAIWGAGMVAGNLLAGKLTDRAPKKTMVGALIFMALLFGLFALTSSSPVLAPITVFFLGMSLMLPTGLQMRLMASAGDAQTLAAALNHSSFNLANALGAWLGGIVLAAGLGLAAPMLVAVGLSIAGLAILALSFWAERTQRLPL; translated from the coding sequence GTGACCGTCGCCGAAGCGGTCCGCGCGCGTCCAAGGCTCCGCTCGCGGACTCCGGCTCCCACGCCCCCGAAGCCGCTCCTGATCGCCACCCTCGCGCTTGCGCTGGGCGGCTTCGCCATCGGCACGACCGAGTTCGTGGCGATGGGGCTGCTGCCGGAGATCGCGCGCGGCGTCGACATCTCGGTTCCGACCGCCGGGCACGTCATCTCCGCCTACGCGCTGGGCGTCGTGATCGGCGCGCCGGTCCTGGCCGGGCTGGGCGCGAAGCTACCGCGGCGCAAGCTGCTCGTCGGGTTGATGGTGGCCTACGCGCTCGGGAACCTGCTCAGCGCGATGGCGACCAACTACCCCATGTTGATGGCCGCGCGGTTCGTCACCGGGCTGCCGCATGGCGCCTACTTCGGGGTCGCGTCGCTGGTCGCCGCCGACCTCGCGCCCGCGGGCAGGAAGGCGCAGGCGGTCTCGCGCGTGTTGTTGGGGCTGAGCGTCGCGAACGTCATCGGCGTGCCGCTGGCGACCGCCGTCGGGCAGAGCCTCGGCTGGCGCGCCGCGCTGTTCATGGCCGCCGCGCTGGCCGTCCTCACCGCGGTGTCGGTCTTCCGGGTCGTCCCGGACACGCCGCCCGACGCCGCCGCGACGATGAAGCGCGAGCTGACCGCCCTGAAGCGCCCGCAGGTCCTGCTCGCCGTCGCGACCGGTGCGATCGGCGGCGGCGGGATGTTCGCCGTCTACTCCTACATCTCGCCGATCCTGACCGACCGCGCCGGGCTGCCGCTCGGCGCCGTGCCGTTCGTGCTGGCGATCTGGGGCGCCGGGATGGTCGCCGGGAACCTGCTCGCCGGCAAGCTCACCGACCGGGCGCCGAAGAAGACGATGGTCGGCGCGCTGATCTTCATGGCGTTGCTCTTCGGGTTGTTCGCGCTGACCTCGTCGTCGCCCGTGCTGGCGCCGATCACCGTGTTCTTCCTCGGGATGTCGCTGATGCTGCCGACCGGCCTGCAGATGCGCCTGATGGCGAGCGCCGGCGACGCCCAGACGCTCGCCGCAGCGCTCAACCACTCCTCCTTCAACCTCGCCAACGCCCTCGGCGCCTGGCTGGGCGGCATCGTCCTGGCCGCCGGCCTCGGCCTCGCGGCGCCGATGCTCGTCGCCGTCGGCCTCTCGATCGCCGGCCTCGCCATCCTCGCCCTGTCCTTCTGGGCCGAGCGAACGCAGCGCCTGCCGCTCTAG
- a CDS encoding OsmC family protein — MPSKGHAQWKGDLKSGSGTFTAGDDISGQYSYKSRFEDGPGANPEQLIAAAHASCFSMALSNILAEGGNPVDALDTDATVTLRIVDGAPAITAIKLVAVGRVPGIDDAKFQEAAAAAKAGCPVSKALAGVPDISLEATLES, encoded by the coding sequence ATGCCATCCAAGGGCCACGCGCAGTGGAAGGGCGACCTCAAGAGCGGCAGCGGCACGTTCACCGCCGGTGACGACATCAGCGGGCAGTACTCCTACAAGTCGCGCTTCGAGGACGGCCCGGGCGCCAACCCGGAGCAGCTGATCGCCGCCGCGCACGCGTCGTGCTTCTCGATGGCGCTGTCGAACATCCTGGCCGAGGGCGGCAACCCGGTCGACGCGCTCGACACCGACGCGACCGTGACGCTGCGGATCGTCGACGGCGCGCCGGCGATCACGGCGATCAAGCTCGTCGCGGTCGGCAGGGTGCCGGGCATCGACGACGCGAAGTTCCAGGAGGCCGCGGCGGCCGCCAAGGCCGGCTGCCCGGTCAGCAAGGCGCTGGCGGGCGTGCCGGACATCAGCCTCGAGGCGACGCTGGAGTCCTGA
- a CDS encoding SRPBCC family protein: MAEVRGRRRIHASQRHIWKVLCDVERFGDWGPWTAYSRRVDRPPGLGAAYDERSRLLLPVRTENRWRIIEFDPPRRQVHRVESAPMIAVFDRVFELRDEGGEATTLTLTLEYAPVLGPVGRLLDRLAWRRVQSRRLDAILDTIERLATQPAG; this comes from the coding sequence GTGGCCGAGGTGCGGGGGAGGCGGCGGATCCACGCCTCCCAGCGGCACATCTGGAAAGTGCTGTGTGATGTCGAGCGGTTTGGCGATTGGGGCCCGTGGACGGCCTACTCCCGTCGCGTCGATCGCCCGCCCGGCCTCGGCGCCGCCTACGACGAGCGCAGCCGCCTGCTGCTGCCCGTCCGGACCGAGAACCGCTGGCGGATCATCGAGTTCGACCCGCCGCGCAGGCAGGTCCACCGGGTCGAGTCCGCGCCGATGATCGCGGTCTTCGACCGCGTCTTCGAGCTGCGCGACGAGGGCGGCGAGGCGACGACGCTGACGCTCACGCTCGAGTACGCGCCGGTGCTCGGGCCGGTCGGCCGGCTGCTCGACCGGCTCGCGTGGCGGCGCGTCCAATCCCGGCGTCTGGACGCGATCCTCGACACGATCGAACGTCTCGCCACGCAGCCTGCCGGGTAG
- a CDS encoding DEAD/DEAH box helicase, which yields MTEDTHDVPVGFADLGLADELVGALSALGYEEPTPIQREAIPPLMEGRDLLGQAATGTGKTAAFALPLLHRLGHGALPGTPPRALVLCPTRELATQVAEAVHRYGRGLGIRTLPIYGGAPIVRQLKALERGVDVVVATPGRALDHVRRGSIRTASFDTIILDEADEMLDMGFAEDLEAILADTRADRQTVLFSATMPPRINKIVGTHLNDPVRIQLGGERHAPGEAPKVRQRVHIVPRQHKPAALARVLDHDQPTATIVFCRTRAEVDTLTETLSARGHRAEALHGGMSQEQRTRAIGRLKSGATELLVATDVAARGLDVDVLTHVVNYDVPAAPEAYVHRIGRVGRAGREGTAITFAQPREHRMLKAIERTTRQPIAVERLPTVADVNSRRLEATRESLAAALTDADDLDSYRVVVESLAEEHGLEEVALAAVALAHKAAGRDGAAAEEEEIPDFSQRRPYEERPPRGSVEGRGPRAGGSYSGDRGDRGEHRPPRGQRPDPRHKGGPRETSEGMIRLFVGAGRERGIRPQDLVGAIANEAGLNGRQIGAIEIADKFSLVEVPEAAADHVVAALRGRSIKGKKTTVRRERFGTKEVRRRRIA from the coding sequence ATGACTGAAGACACGCACGACGTACCTGTTGGCTTCGCCGACCTGGGCCTGGCCGACGAGCTCGTCGGCGCGCTCAGCGCTCTCGGCTACGAAGAACCCACCCCGATCCAGCGGGAAGCCATCCCGCCGCTGATGGAAGGCCGCGACCTGCTCGGCCAGGCCGCGACCGGAACCGGCAAGACCGCCGCGTTCGCGCTGCCGCTCCTGCACCGCCTCGGCCACGGCGCCCTGCCCGGCACGCCTCCGCGCGCGCTGGTGCTGTGCCCGACCCGCGAGCTGGCGACCCAGGTCGCCGAGGCCGTCCACCGCTACGGGCGCGGCCTCGGGATCCGGACGCTGCCGATCTACGGCGGCGCGCCGATCGTCCGCCAGCTCAAGGCGCTGGAGCGCGGCGTCGACGTCGTCGTCGCCACGCCGGGCCGCGCGCTGGACCACGTCAGGCGCGGCTCGATCAGGACGGCGTCGTTCGACACCATCATCTTGGACGAGGCCGACGAGATGCTCGACATGGGCTTCGCGGAGGACCTCGAGGCGATCCTCGCCGACACGCGCGCCGACCGCCAGACGGTCCTGTTCAGCGCGACGATGCCGCCGCGCATCAACAAGATCGTCGGGACGCACCTCAACGACCCGGTCCGGATCCAGCTCGGTGGCGAGCGCCACGCGCCGGGCGAGGCACCGAAGGTCCGCCAGCGCGTCCACATCGTCCCGCGCCAGCACAAGCCCGCCGCGCTGGCCCGCGTGCTCGACCACGATCAGCCGACCGCGACGATCGTCTTCTGCCGCACGCGCGCCGAGGTCGACACGCTCACCGAGACGCTCTCGGCCCGTGGCCACCGCGCCGAGGCGCTGCACGGCGGCATGAGCCAGGAGCAGCGCACGCGCGCGATCGGGCGCCTGAAGTCCGGCGCGACCGAGCTGCTGGTCGCCACCGACGTCGCGGCCCGCGGCCTCGACGTGGACGTGCTGACGCACGTCGTCAACTACGACGTCCCGGCCGCGCCGGAGGCCTACGTGCACCGGATCGGCCGCGTCGGCCGCGCCGGGCGCGAGGGCACGGCGATCACGTTCGCCCAGCCGCGCGAGCACCGGATGCTGAAGGCGATCGAGCGCACGACGCGCCAGCCGATCGCCGTCGAGAGGCTGCCGACGGTCGCCGACGTCAACTCCCGCCGCCTGGAGGCGACGCGCGAGTCGCTCGCCGCCGCGCTGACCGACGCCGACGACCTCGACAGCTACCGCGTCGTCGTCGAGTCGCTCGCCGAGGAGCACGGGCTCGAGGAGGTCGCGCTGGCCGCGGTCGCGCTCGCCCACAAGGCCGCCGGCCGTGACGGCGCCGCCGCCGAGGAGGAGGAGATCCCGGACTTCTCGCAGCGCAGGCCGTACGAGGAGCGCCCGCCGCGCGGGTCGGTCGAGGGCCGTGGCCCGCGGGCGGGTGGGTCCTACTCCGGCGACCGCGGTGACCGCGGCGAGCACCGCCCGCCGCGCGGGCAGCGTCCGGACCCGCGCCACAAGGGCGGTCCGAGGGAGACGAGCGAGGGCATGATCCGCCTGTTCGTCGGCGCCGGCCGCGAGCGCGGGATCCGCCCGCAGGACCTCGTCGGCGCGATCGCCAACGAGGCCGGCCTCAACGGTCGCCAGATCGGCGCGATCGAGATCGCCGACAAGTTCTCGCTCGTCGAGGTGCCCGAGGCGGCCGCCGACCACGTCGTCGCCGCGCTGCGCGGCCGCTCGATCAAGGGCAAGAAGACGACCGTGCGCCGCGAGCGCTTCGGCACCAAAGAGGTGCGCCGCCGTCGGATCGCCTGA
- a CDS encoding Gfo/Idh/MocA family protein yields MSSLNWGLLSTARINDALLHAGVNAVAVGSRDEAKARAYADARGIAKAYGSYEALLADPDIDIIYNSLPNSMHLPWAVRALEAGKHVLCEKPLSRRAADVEAAFDVAQRAGRVLTEGFMWRHHPQVQRVQELVAEGAIGTLRVIRSDFAFNLLDMTDVRMQRAMDGGALMDVGSYCVSASRTFAGGEPVAASAQRIAGGDGVDLALTGLLRFDGDVLAVFDCAFTGPARHFVQLLGSEGSLRLADPWHARGDQVIEHRGLDPDAAPERIVVPAVNHYALQIADLEAAARGEKEPRLGRADAVGQARALELLYASAEA; encoded by the coding sequence ATGTCGTCCTTGAACTGGGGCCTGCTCTCCACCGCCCGCATCAACGACGCGCTGCTGCACGCGGGCGTCAACGCGGTCGCGGTCGGCTCGCGCGACGAGGCGAAGGCGCGCGCGTATGCAGACGCGCGCGGGATCGCCAAGGCCTACGGGTCCTACGAGGCGCTGCTCGCCGACCCGGACATCGACATCATCTACAACTCGCTGCCCAACAGCATGCACCTGCCGTGGGCGGTCAGGGCGCTGGAGGCCGGCAAGCACGTGCTGTGCGAGAAGCCGCTGTCACGGCGCGCGGCCGACGTCGAGGCGGCGTTCGACGTGGCCCAGCGCGCCGGCCGGGTCCTCACCGAGGGCTTCATGTGGCGCCACCACCCGCAGGTCCAGCGCGTCCAGGAGCTGGTGGCCGAGGGCGCGATCGGCACGCTGCGCGTGATCCGCAGCGACTTCGCGTTCAACCTGCTGGACATGACCGACGTCCGGATGCAGCGCGCGATGGACGGCGGCGCGCTGATGGACGTCGGCAGCTACTGCGTGTCGGCGTCGCGCACGTTCGCGGGCGGCGAGCCGGTCGCGGCGAGCGCGCAGCGGATCGCCGGCGGCGACGGCGTCGACCTCGCGCTCACGGGCCTCCTGCGGTTCGACGGCGACGTGCTCGCCGTCTTCGACTGCGCGTTCACCGGCCCCGCGCGCCACTTCGTGCAGCTGCTGGGCAGCGAGGGCTCGCTGCGCCTCGCCGACCCGTGGCACGCGCGCGGCGACCAGGTCATCGAGCACCGCGGCCTGGACCCCGACGCCGCGCCGGAGCGGATCGTGGTCCCAGCGGTCAACCACTACGCCTTGCAGATCGCCGACCTGGAGGCCGCCGCGCGCGGCGAGAAGGAGCCGCGGCTGGGCCGGGCCGACGCCGTCGGCCAGGCCCGCGCGCTCGAGCTGCTCTACGCCTCCGCGGAGGCGTAG
- a CDS encoding gamma-glutamyltransferase: MTSSVAIATPHRTATAVGRRVMEEGGSAVDGALAAAAVLTVVYPHNCALGGDLMALVRDADGVTRAVNATGPAAGLVDVDGLRARHGGVLPVAGIDTVTVPGLVAGWGELYALGGVLPWASLLADAERLAREGFVPTAKLLTAIDEAPAPVLVPDGDGVLRQAALAETFAILRAEGARALYEGPLAARFAAGLEALGSAIRVGDLASFRPSVEEPLRVGFRGVDVLSAGPNCSGVLLLQALAALEAAALDDPLGADAGALAAIFAAGWRQREASLADPRFAPQDLDAWLGQEAISRVATERVLGVEGTRPRPTGDTIALVTRDGEGRAVSLIQSLYWSFGSQLIEPSTGIILQNRGTSFSLDPDHPNVLAPGKRPAHTLMPVMVERDGTLAGVLGTMGGKAQPQIHTQILLRLLAGATPQEAISAPRFTIADTTLTLESDLNPAAATSLHATGTPVIELTPHDEELGHAHAIWGTTSGTDPRADGLPGAG, translated from the coding sequence ATGACGTCTTCCGTCGCGATCGCCACGCCGCACCGGACCGCCACCGCGGTCGGGCGCCGGGTCATGGAGGAGGGCGGGTCGGCGGTCGACGGCGCGCTCGCCGCGGCCGCGGTGCTGACCGTCGTCTACCCGCACAACTGCGCGCTGGGCGGCGACCTGATGGCCTTGGTCCGGGACGCGGACGGCGTGACGCGGGCGGTCAACGCGACGGGGCCGGCGGCGGGACTTGTTGATGTTGATGGTCTGCGGGCGCGGCACGGCGGCGTGCTGCCGGTCGCGGGGATCGACACCGTGACGGTCCCGGGGCTGGTCGCGGGGTGGGGCGAGTTGTACGCGTTGGGCGGCGTGCTGCCGTGGGCGTCGCTGCTCGCCGACGCCGAGCGGCTGGCGCGCGAGGGCTTCGTGCCGACCGCGAAGCTGCTGACGGCGATCGACGAGGCGCCCGCGCCGGTGCTCGTCCCGGACGGCGACGGCGTGCTGCGCCAGGCGGCGCTGGCCGAGACGTTCGCGATCCTGCGCGCTGAGGGTGCGCGAGCGCTCTACGAGGGACCGCTGGCGGCGCGGTTCGCCGCGGGGCTCGAAGCACTCGGCAGCGCGATCCGGGTCGGCGATCTCGCGTCGTTCCGGCCTTCGGTGGAGGAGCCGCTGCGCGTGGGGTTCCGCGGGGTCGACGTCCTGAGCGCTGGGCCGAACTGCTCCGGCGTCTTGTTGTTGCAGGCGCTGGCGGCGCTCGAAGCGGCTGCGCTCGACGACCCGCTCGGCGCCGATGCGGGCGCGCTGGCGGCGATCTTCGCGGCGGGCTGGCGCCAGCGCGAGGCGTCGCTCGCCGACCCGCGCTTCGCGCCGCAGGACCTCGACGCATGGCTCGGCCAGGAGGCGATCTCACGGGTGGCGACGGAGCGCGTCCTCGGGGTCGAGGGGACTCGCCCACGCCCGACCGGCGACACCATCGCCTTGGTCACCCGCGACGGGGAGGGCCGCGCGGTGTCGCTGATCCAGTCGCTCTACTGGTCCTTCGGCTCACAGCTCATCGAGCCCTCGACCGGGATCATCCTGCAGAACCGCGGCACCTCGTTCTCGCTGGACCCGGACCATCCCAATGTCCTTGCTCCCGGCAAGCGCCCGGCGCACACGCTGATGCCGGTCATGGTCGAGCGTGACGGCACGCTCGCCGGCGTCCTCGGGACGATGGGCGGCAAGGCCCAACCCCAGATCCACACCCAGATCCTCCTCCGCCTCCTCGCCGGCGCGACACCCCAAGAAGCCATCTCCGCACCCCGCTTCACCATCGCCGACACCACGCTGACCCTCGAATCCGACCTCAACCCAGCCGCCGCAACATCCCTCCACGCGACCGGCACACCCGTCATCGAACTGACACCCCACGACGAAGAGCTCGGCCACGCCCACGCCATCTGGGGCACGACCTCCGGCACCGACCCCCGCGCCGACGGGCTGCCGGGCGCGGGCTAG